Proteins from a single region of Lelliottia sp. JS-SCA-14:
- a CDS encoding YybH family protein gives MHSHPLRQIIESCDRAISAKDFDALMENYAEEAALVVKPGLIVTGKENIRKAFIAISDYFQDQLIVEQGEMQVIEGGGDALVIMETKLRFPDGQGGTVETTRRATYVFRQEKGDRWLCTIDNSYGTSLLDAETA, from the coding sequence ATGCACTCACATCCGCTACGCCAGATTATAGAATCCTGTGACAGAGCAATTTCCGCGAAAGATTTTGATGCTCTGATGGAGAATTACGCCGAAGAGGCTGCTCTGGTGGTGAAGCCAGGTTTGATCGTGACCGGAAAAGAGAATATCCGTAAAGCCTTCATCGCCATTTCAGATTACTTTCAGGATCAACTTATTGTTGAGCAGGGAGAGATGCAGGTTATCGAAGGGGGTGGCGATGCGCTGGTGATCATGGAAACTAAACTTCGTTTCCCTGATGGTCAGGGCGGAACGGTCGAAACCACGCGCCGTGCAACCTATGTTTTCCGGCAGGAAAAGGGCGATCGCTGGCTGTGTACCATTGATAATTCGTATGGCACGTCTCTGTTGGACGCTGAGACTGCCTGA
- the osmV gene encoding osmoprotectant ABC transporter ATP-binding protein OsmV produces the protein MIKLENLTKQFSQKNGQTFKAVDNVNLNVPEGEMCVLLGPSGCGKTTTLKMINRLIAPSSGNILINGENTNEMDTVTLRRNIGYVIQQIGLFPNMTIEENITVVPRMLGWDKARSKARAEELMDMVAMDPHKFLNRYPREMSGGQQQRIGVIRALAADRPVLLMDEPFGAVDPINREVIQNQFLEMQRKLKKTVMLVSHDIDEALKLGDRIAVFRQGRIVQCASPDELLAKPANEFVGSFVGQDRTLKRLLLVSAGDVTDQQPTITVRESTSLPEAFATMDDNDIRAITVVDDNGKPLGFVKRREARHATGACADMLHPFRMTGKAEDNLRVVLSRLYESNTSWMPIVDEEGRYNGEISQDYIAEYLSSGRTRRALNIHES, from the coding sequence ATGATAAAACTGGAAAACCTCACCAAACAATTTTCACAGAAAAATGGTCAGACCTTTAAGGCCGTCGATAACGTCAATCTGAACGTGCCCGAAGGGGAAATGTGCGTTCTGCTGGGGCCGTCCGGGTGCGGGAAAACCACCACCCTGAAGATGATCAACCGTCTGATCGCCCCGAGCAGCGGCAATATTTTGATTAACGGCGAAAACACCAACGAGATGGACACCGTCACCCTGCGCCGCAATATCGGCTACGTGATCCAGCAGATTGGTTTGTTCCCGAACATGACCATCGAAGAGAACATCACCGTGGTGCCGCGAATGCTCGGCTGGGACAAAGCGCGCAGCAAAGCGCGGGCCGAAGAGCTGATGGATATGGTGGCGATGGACCCGCATAAGTTCCTCAACCGCTATCCGCGTGAAATGTCCGGCGGTCAGCAGCAGCGTATCGGCGTGATCCGCGCCCTGGCGGCGGATCGTCCGGTTCTGCTGATGGATGAACCTTTTGGCGCGGTGGACCCGATCAACCGTGAAGTGATTCAGAACCAGTTCCTCGAGATGCAGCGCAAGCTGAAAAAGACGGTGATGCTGGTCAGCCACGACATCGACGAAGCGCTCAAACTTGGGGATCGTATCGCCGTTTTCCGTCAGGGCCGTATCGTGCAGTGCGCGAGCCCCGACGAACTGCTGGCGAAACCGGCAAATGAATTTGTCGGTTCCTTTGTCGGCCAGGACCGCACGCTGAAACGCCTGCTGCTGGTCTCGGCGGGAGACGTCACCGATCAGCAGCCGACCATCACCGTGCGTGAATCGACTTCCCTGCCGGAGGCGTTTGCCACCATGGATGATAACGATATTCGCGCCATCACCGTGGTCGATGACAACGGGAAACCGCTGGGCTTTGTGAAGCGTCGTGAAGCGCGCCACGCCACGGGTGCCTGCGCCGATATGCTGCATCCGTTCCGGATGACCGGCAAAGCGGAAGACAACCTGCGCGTGGTGCTGTCGCGTCTTTATGAGAGCAATACCAGCTGGATGCCGATCGTCGATGAAGAGGGCCGCTACAACGGTGAGATTTCGCAGGATTATATTGCGGAGTATCTGAGTTCAGGCCGCACGCGTCGTGCGCTGAATATTCACGAGAGCTAA
- a CDS encoding DUF1294 domain-containing protein: MNLNRFCYLLLILSAIGSIFTPHPVATWLLLANLLTLLIYGADKMAARKAWRRVPESTLLVFGVVGGWPGAIVGQQLFRHKTQKQPFKTWFVVSVIVSISAMVAVYRFYPFLPS, from the coding sequence ATGAACCTCAACCGCTTCTGCTACTTACTCCTAATCCTCTCCGCCATCGGCAGCATCTTTACCCCGCACCCCGTTGCCACCTGGCTCTTACTCGCCAATCTACTGACGCTGCTGATTTACGGCGCAGACAAAATGGCGGCGCGCAAGGCCTGGCGCAGGGTGCCGGAATCCACGTTGCTGGTGTTTGGGGTTGTCGGAGGGTGGCCGGGCGCGATTGTGGGTCAACAACTCTTCCGTCATAAAACGCAAAAGCAGCCGTTCAAAACCTGGTTTGTCGTCAGTGTGATCGTGAGTATCTCGGCGATGGTGGCGGTCTATCGGTTTTATCCTTTTTTGCCTTCCTGA
- a CDS encoding VOC family protein, with protein sequence MKEVDVGFTHVAFVVRDLDKSIDFYHRYAGMDVVHKREPDVPEAREVAWLSDRTRPFALVLVQADVVADTPLGNFGHLGVACASIEEIDQKVEMARSEGVLRKEPVQAGDPVGYFVFFADPDGNTLELSYGQRVGLEASGSGTEPNA encoded by the coding sequence ATGAAAGAGGTGGATGTTGGTTTTACCCACGTGGCGTTCGTCGTGAGGGATCTGGATAAGAGTATTGATTTCTATCACCGCTATGCGGGCATGGACGTTGTTCACAAACGAGAGCCCGACGTCCCAGAGGCGCGCGAAGTTGCATGGCTAAGCGATCGCACCCGTCCGTTTGCCCTCGTCCTTGTCCAGGCCGATGTGGTGGCCGATACCCCGCTGGGCAATTTTGGTCATCTTGGCGTCGCATGCGCCAGCATCGAGGAGATCGACCAAAAAGTGGAGATGGCACGTTCAGAGGGCGTGTTGCGCAAAGAACCGGTTCAGGCCGGCGATCCCGTTGGCTACTTTGTCTTCTTCGCTGATCCTGACGGGAATACTTTAGAACTATCCTACGGTCAAAGGGTTGGACTGGAAGCCTCGGGTTCCGGCACTGAACCCAACGCTTAA
- a CDS encoding DUF421 domain-containing protein — MIIYTPIILKLGLGILCLIVQINLMGKGNLAPSSAMDQVQNYVLGGIIGGVIYNESITVLQFVLVLIIWTFLVFVLKFLKENNRLVKRIIDGKPITLVHNGSVNVKECLRNGVSANDLMFKLRANGIYEIEQLKRVVLEQNGQLTIIQSGDENIRYPIIVDGLANHDLLEILNKDNDWLENEVIKQGFSKISEVYLGEYLSGRINLYGYEK; from the coding sequence ATGATAATTTATACACCTATTATTTTAAAGCTGGGTCTGGGGATACTGTGTTTAATTGTACAAATAAATCTCATGGGGAAAGGGAATCTGGCCCCTTCATCCGCAATGGATCAGGTTCAGAACTATGTTCTCGGGGGGATTATCGGCGGCGTAATTTACAATGAATCGATAACAGTACTACAGTTTGTCCTGGTGCTAATTATATGGACTTTTCTCGTCTTTGTTCTTAAGTTTCTAAAAGAGAATAATCGGTTAGTTAAACGTATTATCGATGGCAAACCTATCACCTTGGTACATAATGGCAGTGTTAATGTCAAGGAGTGTTTACGCAATGGTGTTTCTGCAAATGATTTGATGTTCAAATTGAGAGCAAATGGTATTTATGAAATAGAACAACTCAAACGCGTGGTTCTGGAACAGAATGGGCAGTTAACCATTATACAAAGTGGTGATGAGAATATACGTTATCCTATTATAGTGGATGGTCTGGCAAACCATGACCTGCTCGAAATCCTTAATAAAGACAATGACTGGTTAGAAAATGAAGTGATAAAGCAGGGCTTCAGTAAAATCAGTGAAGTATATTTAGGCGAGTATTTATCGGGTAGAATAAATTTATACGGATATGAAAAATAA
- a CDS encoding LysR family transcriptional regulator, whose amino-acid sequence MNIELRHLRYFIAVAEELHFGRAAARLNISQPPLSQQIQILEQQVGARLLARTNRSVSLTEAGRQFLADSRQILSLVDDAAARAERLHLGETGELRIGFTSSAPFISAVSDTLSSFRRHYPDVHIQTREINTREQIVPLNEGSLDLGLMRNTHLPDTLAWEVILREPLLAMIPRDHPLASLDAVTLAELAQEPFVFFDPHVGTGLYDDILGLMRRYGLAPVITQEVGEAMTIIGLVAAGLGVSILPASFKRVQLSEMRWVPIAEEDAVSEMWLVWPKHHEQSNAAQRFKNQLIAASKRPVTA is encoded by the coding sequence ATGAATATCGAGCTGCGCCATTTACGCTACTTTATCGCCGTCGCCGAAGAGCTGCATTTTGGGCGCGCGGCGGCGCGGCTGAATATCTCCCAGCCCCCTCTGAGCCAGCAGATCCAGATCCTCGAGCAGCAGGTCGGGGCGCGCCTGCTGGCCCGGACCAACCGCAGCGTCAGCCTGACGGAAGCGGGAAGGCAGTTTCTGGCCGACAGCCGCCAGATCCTGAGCCTGGTCGATGACGCCGCGGCCCGCGCCGAGCGCCTGCATCTGGGAGAGACGGGCGAGCTGCGCATTGGGTTTACCTCGTCGGCCCCGTTTATCAGCGCGGTGTCGGATACCCTGTCATCGTTTCGCCGTCATTATCCTGACGTACATATCCAGACCCGCGAGATCAACACCCGCGAGCAGATCGTTCCGCTCAACGAAGGCTCCCTGGACCTGGGGTTGATGCGCAACACCCATCTGCCCGATACCCTGGCCTGGGAAGTGATCCTCCGCGAACCGCTGCTGGCGATGATCCCGCGCGATCACCCGCTGGCCTCGCTGGATGCGGTCACTCTGGCGGAACTGGCGCAGGAGCCGTTTGTCTTTTTCGATCCGCATGTGGGAACCGGTTTGTATGATGATATCCTTGGTCTGATGCGCCGCTACGGCCTGGCGCCGGTCATCACCCAGGAGGTCGGCGAGGCGATGACGATTATTGGTCTGGTCGCGGCGGGCCTGGGGGTGTCGATTCTTCCGGCGTCATTTAAACGCGTTCAGCTGAGCGAAATGCGCTGGGTGCCGATAGCAGAAGAGGATGCGGTCTCTGAGATGTGGCTGGTATGGCCGAAACACCATGAGCAGAGCAACGCGGCACAGCGTTTCAAAAACCAGCTGATTGCCGCCTCAAAGCGTCCAGTAACGGCCTGA
- a CDS encoding DUF2569 domain-containing protein, translated as MTDTSFKWACIKCDKEIPQHQEYCPECEEKQYRKIGGLLFVPFLNLFLIAYGYFTSLTVTLKAGLETIGRLPISQSSYLFIAVGINFILLLYIIYIASLFLRKKKELPLAYSLLLIAGIVLMLIDRVATTYVFPNIPLGFTQVMPIITHTFYACIWIPYFRYSVRAKKTFIW; from the coding sequence ATGACCGACACTTCTTTCAAATGGGCGTGCATTAAGTGTGACAAGGAGATTCCTCAGCATCAGGAATATTGCCCTGAGTGTGAGGAAAAGCAGTACCGGAAAATAGGCGGGTTGTTATTCGTGCCATTCCTCAACCTGTTCCTGATCGCGTACGGGTATTTCACTTCTCTGACAGTCACATTAAAGGCTGGACTGGAGACAATAGGGCGACTGCCGATATCCCAGTCGAGCTATCTGTTTATTGCTGTGGGAATTAACTTTATTCTCCTTCTCTATATCATTTACATCGCCTCTCTGTTTCTGCGTAAGAAAAAAGAGCTGCCACTGGCGTATAGCCTATTGCTCATTGCCGGTATTGTGCTGATGTTGATTGACCGGGTTGCCACGACTTATGTGTTCCCAAATATCCCCCTGGGCTTTACCCAGGTGATGCCGATTATCACGCATACATTTTATGCCTGTATCTGGATCCCTTACTTCCGTTATTCCGTACGAGCCAAGAAGACGTTTATTTGGTGA
- the mlc gene encoding sugar metabolism global transcriptional regulator Mlc yields MVADSQPGHIDQIKQTNAGAVYRLIDQLGPVSRIDLSRLAQLAPASITKIVREMLEAHLVQETEIQEPGSRGRPAVGLVVETEAWHYLSIRISRAEVILALRDLSSKLVVEDRLELPLQSEQTLLERIIAHIDQFFIRHQQKLERLTSIAITMPGIIDTENGIVHRMPFYDDVKDMPLGEVLENHTGVPVYIQHDISAWTMAEALFGASRGARDVIQVVIDHNVGAGVITDGRLLHAGSSSLVEIGHTQVDPYGKRCYCGNHGCLETIASVESVMELAQLRLSQSMSSTLHGQPLTVESLCGAARQGDLLAKDIITGVGNNVGRILAIMVNLFNPQKILIGSPLNQAADILFPAISDCIRQQSLPAYSKNMVVESTQFSNQGTMAGAALVKDAMYNGSLLIRLLQG; encoded by the coding sequence GTGGTTGCTGATAGTCAGCCAGGACATATTGATCAAATTAAGCAGACCAATGCGGGCGCCGTTTATCGCCTGATTGATCAGCTTGGCCCGGTCTCGCGTATCGATCTCTCTCGACTGGCTCAACTTGCGCCAGCCAGTATTACCAAAATTGTGCGTGAAATGCTGGAAGCCCATCTGGTGCAGGAGACGGAGATCCAGGAGCCGGGCAGCCGTGGCCGTCCTGCCGTCGGGCTGGTGGTGGAAACGGAAGCCTGGCACTATCTGTCGATCCGCATCAGCCGCGCGGAAGTGATCCTCGCCCTGCGTGATTTAAGCAGCAAACTGGTGGTGGAAGACCGCCTCGAACTGCCACTCCAGTCAGAACAAACCCTGCTTGAACGCATTATTGCCCATATCGATCAGTTCTTTATTCGCCACCAGCAGAAGCTGGAGCGTCTGACCTCTATTGCCATCACCATGCCGGGAATCATTGATACGGAGAATGGTATCGTGCATCGCATGCCGTTTTACGACGACGTGAAAGACATGCCGCTCGGCGAAGTGCTGGAGAATCACACCGGCGTGCCGGTCTATATTCAGCATGATATCAGCGCCTGGACGATGGCCGAGGCGCTGTTCGGTGCCTCTCGCGGCGCGCGCGACGTGATTCAGGTGGTGATCGACCACAACGTCGGGGCTGGCGTCATCACCGACGGCCGCCTGTTACACGCGGGCAGCAGCAGCCTGGTGGAGATTGGCCATACTCAGGTCGACCCTTACGGTAAGCGCTGCTATTGCGGCAACCACGGCTGCCTGGAGACCATCGCCAGCGTCGAGAGCGTGATGGAGCTGGCGCAGCTGCGTCTGAGTCAGTCGATGAGCTCCACGCTGCACGGCCAGCCGCTGACCGTCGAGTCCTTATGCGGCGCGGCTCGGCAGGGCGATCTGCTGGCGAAGGATATTATTACCGGCGTGGGCAACAACGTCGGGCGGATCCTCGCGATTATGGTGAACCTGTTTAACCCGCAAAAAATCTTGATTGGTTCGCCGCTGAATCAGGCCGCTGACATCCTCTTCCCGGCGATTTCCGACTGTATTCGCCAGCAATCCCTTCCGGCCTACAGCAAGAACATGGTGGTCGAGAGCACGCAGTTTTCCAATCAGGGCACGATGGCCGGTGCCGCGCTGGTCAAAGACGCGATGTATAACGGCTCACTATTGATCCGTCTCCTGCAGGGTTAA
- a CDS encoding MFS transporter yields MSRTSTVDIAPASDIDDLPAAPAATQFIKRGTSQFMRVTLALFSAGLATFALLYCVQPILPVLSHEFGVSPASSSISLSISTGMLAIGLLFTGPLSDAIGRKPVMVTALLLASVCTLLSTMMTSWHGILVMRALIGLSLSGVAAVGMTYLSEEIHPSFVAFSMGLYISGNSIGGMSGRLLSGVFTDLFSWRIALAVIGCFALASALMFWRILPESRHFRPTSLRPKTLFINFRLHWRDKGLPRLFLMGFLLMGSFVTLFNYIGYRLMLSPWHLSQAFVGLLSVAYLTGTWSSPKAGAMTARFGRGPVMLVSTGVMLAGLLLTLLSSLWVIFAGMLLFSAGFFAAHSVASSWIGPRARRAKGQASSLYLFSYYLGSSIAGTLGGVFWHNYGWNGVGGFIALMLCAALLVGMSLHKRLH; encoded by the coding sequence GTGAGTCGTACATCTACCGTTGATATCGCCCCGGCAAGCGACATTGATGATTTACCTGCAGCACCCGCCGCCACTCAGTTTATCAAACGGGGCACCTCCCAGTTTATGCGCGTCACGCTGGCGCTGTTTTCCGCAGGCCTCGCGACCTTCGCCCTGCTGTACTGCGTCCAGCCGATCCTCCCGGTTCTGTCTCATGAGTTTGGCGTGTCGCCCGCCAGCAGCAGTATTTCCCTGTCGATCTCAACCGGGATGCTGGCGATCGGGCTGCTGTTTACCGGCCCGCTCTCCGACGCCATCGGCCGCAAACCGGTGATGGTGACCGCCCTGCTGCTCGCCTCAGTGTGCACATTACTTTCGACGATGATGACCAGCTGGCACGGGATTCTGGTGATGCGCGCCCTGATTGGTCTGTCCCTGAGCGGCGTGGCGGCGGTCGGGATGACCTATCTCAGCGAAGAGATCCACCCGAGTTTTGTGGCGTTTTCGATGGGGTTGTATATCAGCGGGAACTCGATTGGCGGCATGAGCGGACGTCTGCTGAGCGGGGTGTTTACGGATCTGTTTAGCTGGCGCATCGCCCTGGCGGTGATCGGCTGTTTTGCCCTGGCGTCGGCGCTGATGTTCTGGCGCATCCTGCCCGAGTCCCGCCATTTCCGCCCTACTTCCCTGCGGCCCAAAACGCTGTTCATCAACTTCCGCCTGCACTGGCGCGATAAAGGGTTGCCGCGTCTGTTCCTGATGGGCTTCCTGCTGATGGGGTCGTTCGTCACCCTGTTTAACTATATTGGCTACCGGCTAATGCTCTCGCCCTGGCACCTGAGCCAGGCCTTTGTCGGCCTGCTCTCCGTGGCCTATCTCACCGGGACCTGGAGCTCGCCGAAAGCGGGCGCGATGACCGCGCGCTTCGGTCGCGGCCCGGTGATGCTGGTCTCGACCGGCGTAATGCTGGCAGGTCTGCTGCTGACGCTGCTTTCATCCCTGTGGGTGATTTTCGCCGGGATGCTGCTCTTCTCCGCAGGCTTCTTCGCCGCGCACTCGGTCGCCAGTAGCTGGATCGGCCCGCGCGCCCGTCGCGCCAAAGGCCAGGCCTCCTCGCTGTATCTGTTCAGCTACTACCTGGGCTCCAGCATCGCCGGGACGCTCGGCGGCGTGTTCTGGCACAACTACGGCTGGAATGGCGTCGGCGGGTTTATTGCGCTGATGCTGTGTGCCGCGCTGCTGGTGGGGATGAGCCTCCACAAGCGTCTGCACTAA
- a CDS encoding DUF3290 domain-containing protein gives MRFYSIDYLQMQSNINDYLKYIIIFSTLFILIVVFSLYMRHRLQTKYRDLTIIAFLFLLFLSGVQYADYTDSQNMHSQSSQMVNFVRLLSQEKEVNVNSIFSSSVQLSDGIIIKINDFYYRVNLSPDQKTYNLVEVSLVNPDIEIIKN, from the coding sequence ATGAGATTTTATAGTATCGATTATCTACAAATGCAGTCTAACATCAATGATTATTTAAAATACATCATTATATTTAGCACTTTATTTATCCTGATCGTTGTTTTTAGCCTGTATATGCGTCATCGTCTGCAAACTAAATATCGTGATTTAACCATCATCGCCTTCTTATTTTTACTCTTCCTTTCTGGTGTTCAGTATGCAGATTATACTGACAGCCAAAATATGCACTCCCAATCATCACAGATGGTTAACTTTGTTAGGCTGTTATCACAAGAAAAAGAAGTAAATGTGAACTCTATATTTTCCAGCTCCGTACAACTCTCGGACGGCATTATCATTAAAATCAATGATTTTTATTATCGGGTTAACTTAAGCCCGGACCAAAAAACATACAACCTGGTTGAAGTTTCGTTAGTAAATCCAGACATAGAAATCATAAAAAACTGA
- the bioD gene encoding dethiobiotin synthase, giving the protein MLKRFFVTGTDTSVGKTVVSRALLQALAAGGKSVAGYKPVAKGSKETPEGLRNKDALVLQSVSSLELPYQAINPIALSEDESSVAHSGLINYSLLSNGLANLGNQVDHVVIEGTGGWRSLMNDLRPLSEWVVQEQLPVLMVVGIQEGCINHALLTAQAIANDGLPLIGWVANRINPGLAHYAEIIEVLSKKLQGPLVGELPYLPRAEQRDLARYIDLTMLDSSFSVEKVVA; this is encoded by the coding sequence ATGCTTAAGCGTTTCTTTGTAACGGGTACTGATACTTCTGTCGGTAAGACGGTCGTGTCCCGCGCTTTGCTGCAGGCCCTGGCGGCAGGCGGTAAGAGTGTGGCAGGGTATAAACCGGTCGCGAAAGGAAGTAAAGAGACGCCAGAAGGACTACGCAATAAAGATGCGCTGGTGCTGCAAAGCGTTTCTAGCCTTGAGCTGCCTTATCAGGCCATCAACCCGATTGCGCTGAGTGAAGACGAAAGCAGCGTCGCGCACAGCGGTCTGATCAACTATTCCTTGCTGTCCAACGGGCTGGCGAATCTCGGTAACCAGGTCGATCACGTGGTGATTGAAGGCACCGGCGGCTGGCGCAGCCTGATGAACGATCTGCGTCCATTGTCCGAGTGGGTGGTGCAGGAACAGCTGCCCGTGCTGATGGTGGTGGGCATTCAGGAAGGGTGCATCAACCATGCGCTGTTGACCGCGCAGGCCATTGCCAACGACGGTTTACCGCTGATTGGCTGGGTGGCGAACCGTATTAACCCAGGTCTTGCCCATTACGCCGAAATCATCGAGGTGTTAAGCAAAAAGCTGCAGGGCCCGCTGGTAGGTGAACTGCCGTATCTGCCGCGCGCTGAGCAGCGCGATCTGGCGCGTTACATCGATCTGACGATGCTAGACAGCAGCTTTTCCGTTGAGAAGGTTGTCGCGTAA
- a CDS encoding cupin domain-containing protein, translating into MISKDNAEHYIWGDNCDGWYLVNRKDMLVIHEKMPPGTSEKRHYHSVSRQFFFVLQGVLTMELEGVVREIKAYQGIEIPPGSVHQASNSTQSAVEFIVISQPTTRGDRNDVPAS; encoded by the coding sequence ATGATTTCAAAGGACAATGCCGAGCATTACATCTGGGGTGATAATTGTGACGGTTGGTATCTTGTGAACCGCAAGGACATGCTGGTCATTCATGAAAAAATGCCCCCAGGAACCAGCGAGAAACGTCACTATCATTCCGTTTCTCGGCAGTTTTTCTTTGTTCTTCAGGGCGTTCTGACCATGGAGCTTGAAGGGGTTGTACGTGAAATCAAAGCCTATCAGGGAATAGAAATCCCGCCGGGGTCAGTGCATCAGGCCAGCAACAGTACTCAATCTGCAGTCGAATTTATTGTTATCTCTCAGCCCACCACGCGGGGTGATCGTAATGACGTTCCTGCTTCTTGA
- a CDS encoding omptin family outer membrane protease, which produces MKKSSVAIMMMATFSGAVYAESSPWTPDFSPESLSVSASAGMLSGKSQERVYDEVTGRKVSQLDWKIKNVAILKGDISWDAYPFLTLNARGWTSLASGSGHMDDYDWMNESQSSWTDHSSHPATNVNYANEYDLNVKGWVFQAENYKAGVVAGYQETRFSWTATGGSYNYDNGTNTGNFPAGERGIGYSQRFSMPYIGLAGQYRFNDIELNALFKFSDWVRAHDNDEHYMRDLTFREKTSNSRYYGASVDAGYYVTPHAKVFAEFAYSNYQEGKGGTQIIDNNSGESESIGGDAAGISNKNYTITAGLQYRF; this is translated from the coding sequence ATGAAAAAAAGTAGCGTTGCGATAATGATGATGGCCACGTTTTCAGGTGCAGTTTATGCGGAGTCCTCGCCATGGACACCGGATTTTTCCCCGGAAAGTCTCAGTGTTTCAGCCTCCGCTGGCATGCTGAGCGGGAAATCCCAGGAAAGGGTTTATGACGAGGTAACCGGTCGAAAAGTCAGCCAGCTGGACTGGAAAATTAAAAATGTCGCCATTCTGAAGGGCGATATTTCCTGGGATGCGTACCCGTTCCTGACCCTGAACGCCCGCGGCTGGACGTCTCTGGCATCAGGTTCCGGTCATATGGATGACTACGACTGGATGAACGAAAGTCAATCCTCATGGACAGACCACTCATCCCATCCGGCGACGAACGTCAATTATGCCAATGAATACGATCTTAATGTAAAAGGCTGGGTCTTCCAGGCCGAAAACTATAAAGCAGGCGTCGTCGCGGGTTATCAGGAAACCCGTTTCAGCTGGACGGCGACCGGCGGTTCTTATAATTACGATAACGGCACAAATACGGGGAATTTCCCGGCAGGCGAACGCGGGATTGGGTATAGCCAGCGATTCTCGATGCCATACATTGGCCTCGCGGGGCAATATCGCTTTAATGACATTGAATTGAACGCGCTGTTTAAATTCAGTGACTGGGTCCGGGCGCATGATAATGACGAGCACTATATGCGCGATCTGACTTTCCGTGAGAAAACGTCCAACTCACGTTATTACGGTGCGTCAGTTGATGCCGGATATTACGTCACCCCGCACGCCAAAGTCTTTGCTGAATTTGCCTATAGCAATTACCAGGAAGGCAAAGGCGGCACTCAGATCATTGATAACAACAGCGGTGAATCAGAATCGATTGGCGGAGATGCGGCTGGCATTTCTAACAAAAACTATACCATTACCGCCGGTCTCCAGTATCGCTTCTGA
- a CDS encoding nucleotidyltransferase family protein, with protein MDYQKALKKILSDDPLRMKALSAVRALELNDSWIGAGFVRDAVWNHLHGYEPSRALGDVDVVWFDHEHCCPDRDSYLESKLKQQLPSLVWSVKNQARMHQRNGDRPYTSTENALLHWPETATAVAVRLGGNGLDIIAPYGLSDLFELLLRPTPTFERDKFYAFEQRVTTKRWLERYPGLQLIVPA; from the coding sequence ATGGACTACCAAAAGGCACTGAAGAAAATATTGTCAGATGATCCTTTAAGGATGAAGGCTCTTTCTGCGGTTCGGGCATTAGAACTGAATGATAGCTGGATTGGCGCGGGGTTTGTACGAGATGCCGTCTGGAATCACTTACATGGATATGAGCCGAGTCGTGCTTTAGGTGATGTGGATGTCGTCTGGTTTGACCATGAACACTGTTGCCCAGATCGTGATAGCTACCTCGAGAGTAAGCTTAAACAACAACTGCCTTCGTTAGTCTGGTCGGTGAAGAATCAAGCCAGAATGCATCAACGTAATGGCGATCGTCCCTATACCTCAACAGAAAATGCTCTACTGCATTGGCCAGAAACTGCTACGGCTGTCGCTGTCAGATTGGGAGGCAATGGTCTTGATATCATTGCTCCTTATGGACTCTCTGATCTATTCGAACTACTGCTAAGACCGACCCCCACCTTTGAGCGTGATAAGTTTTATGCTTTTGAACAACGGGTCACCACAAAGCGCTGGCTGGAACGTTATCCAGGGCTACAGCTTATCGTTCCTGCATAA